The Clostridioides sp. ES-S-0010-02 genome window below encodes:
- a CDS encoding DMT family transporter: protein MSSTIKSNRIKGIMFIIASALGFAMMSAFVKLAGDLPSFQKVFFRNLVSAIIAFWLIIKHKGSLTGKKENMKVLLYRSIFGTLGVIFNYYAIDKLMLSDANMLNKMSPFLVVIFCAIILKEKINIKQIGAIIIAFIGALFIIKPTFSVEVIPYLGGVAGAVFAAMAYTCLRILGDREDYYTIVFFFSVFSLVTVGPIAFAVYEPMTLMQLVYLLLGGVFASLGQFGITLAYKYAPAKEISIFDYSNIIFSAILSIFLFNVYPDMLSVVGYVIVFSAAFYMFLYNKKLDKLEKEIDKQNK from the coding sequence ATGAGTAGTACAATCAAATCAAATCGAATAAAAGGTATAATGTTTATAATAGCATCAGCTCTTGGTTTTGCAATGATGTCTGCATTTGTAAAACTGGCAGGCGATTTACCAAGTTTTCAAAAAGTATTTTTTAGAAACTTGGTATCGGCTATAATAGCGTTTTGGCTAATCATAAAACATAAAGGAAGTTTAACAGGTAAAAAAGAAAATATGAAGGTTCTTTTATATAGGTCAATTTTTGGAACTTTAGGGGTTATATTTAACTATTATGCAATTGATAAGTTGATGCTTTCAGATGCTAATATGCTAAATAAAATGAGTCCTTTTCTCGTAGTTATATTTTGTGCAATTATTCTAAAAGAAAAAATAAACATAAAACAGATAGGGGCAATTATAATTGCATTTATAGGAGCTTTATTTATAATAAAACCAACATTTAGTGTTGAAGTAATTCCATATCTAGGAGGAGTTGCAGGAGCTGTATTTGCAGCAATGGCATATACTTGTTTAAGAATTCTTGGAGATAGAGAAGATTATTATACAATTGTGTTTTTCTTTTCAGTTTTTTCATTAGTTACTGTAGGACCAATAGCTTTTGCAGTGTATGAACCAATGACTCTTATGCAACTTGTATATTTATTACTAGGTGGAGTATTTGCAAGTTTAGGTCAATTTGGTATAACTTTAGCATATAAGTATGCGCCAGCCAAAGAAATTTCTATATTTGACTATAGTAATATAATATTTTCAGCAATCTTGAGTATATTCTTGTTTAATGTTTATCCAGATATGCTAAGTGTTGTAGGATATGTAATAGTCTTTTCAGCAGCATTTTATATGTTTTTATACAATAAAAAATTAGACAAGCTAGAAAAAGAAATTGACAAGCAAAATAAATAA
- a CDS encoding M55 family metallopeptidase translates to MKLYLSADIEGTCGIVNWDETKLECEFSQHYRTQMSKEIAAACNGATQSGMHEILVKDAHDSGRNINPDILPENVKILRGWTKDPLVMMAGIDKSFDACVFTGYHSGATCNGNPLSHTMDIDYDYFKINDEIASEFTINAYAAAYYNVPVAFLSGDEMLCESAKKLNPNIITVPVSKGIGNGSISIHPNLALKKIEEGVQESLSGNLSRHLIKLPNKFKIEIKFREHYKAFKASFYPSMKKIDSQTILFETEDYYEFLRMLLFI, encoded by the coding sequence ATGAAGTTATATTTAAGTGCCGATATAGAAGGTACTTGTGGCATTGTAAATTGGGATGAAACAAAGCTTGAATGTGAATTTTCACAACACTATAGAACACAAATGAGCAAAGAAATAGCAGCTGCATGTAATGGAGCTACTCAGTCTGGTATGCATGAAATACTTGTTAAAGATGCACATGATAGTGGTAGAAATATTAATCCAGATATTTTACCTGAAAATGTCAAAATCCTTAGAGGATGGACTAAAGACCCACTAGTTATGATGGCTGGTATTGATAAAAGTTTTGATGCATGTGTATTTACTGGCTATCATTCTGGAGCTACTTGTAATGGGAATCCACTTTCTCATACTATGGATATTGACTATGACTATTTTAAAATAAATGATGAAATAGCATCTGAATTTACTATAAATGCTTATGCTGCTGCATACTATAATGTTCCTGTAGCATTTTTAAGTGGAGATGAAATGCTTTGTGAAAGTGCAAAAAAACTAAACCCAAATATAATCACTGTTCCTGTTTCAAAGGGAATTGGAAATGGCTCAATTTCAATCCACCCAAATCTTGCACTAAAAAAAATAGAAGAAGGTGTTCAAGAATCTTTATCTGGAAATTTATCTAGACACTTAATAAAATTACCAAACAAATTTAAAATTGAAATAAAGTTTAGAGAACATTACAAGGCTTTTAAAGCTTCTTTTTACCCAAGTATGAAAAAAATAGATTCTCAAACAATACTATTTGAAACAGAAGATTATTATGAATTTTTAAGAATGTTGTTATTTATATAA
- a CDS encoding Gfo/Idh/MocA family oxidoreductase, producing MEKVKVAVVGAGNRGTYAYAPYIYENSDTCEIVAVAEPKKGRRELFAQKYNLNSKNVFESLEEFFKQDKMADAVIIATNDDRHYDVASLALQKGYHILLEKPMSNSLDGLVHINDLCEKYKDKIFMICHVLRYSPFYNKLREIVESKKLGELVSIQYNENIGYWHFAHSFTRGNWRNSNETSPLILAKSCHDMDILLYLVGSRCKKISAFGSLKHLNNENAGGEMAQNCLQCLVEKKCPYSAKQIYLENDRNINRAVHINPTKENLLKILETSPYGRCVYRCDNNVVDNMVNILQFENGVTATFNLCAFTKENGRTIKMMFSQGEVGGDLNKNEIRIKEFGKNEEVVINPSNKKDMVEEYDRNLITEFIKLVLNKDLEKGRAAAKDAIESHVMAFAAEYSRLSDEVVHIDKFFDDAIKMTKEIEETIF from the coding sequence ATGGAAAAAGTAAAAGTTGCTGTGGTTGGAGCAGGTAATAGAGGTACATATGCATATGCTCCATATATTTATGAAAATTCTGATACATGTGAGATAGTTGCTGTAGCAGAGCCAAAAAAAGGAAGACGTGAATTATTTGCACAGAAGTATAACTTAAATAGCAAAAATGTATTTGAAAGTCTAGAAGAATTCTTTAAACAGGATAAAATGGCAGATGCAGTCATAATAGCTACAAATGATGATAGACATTATGATGTAGCAAGTTTAGCTCTTCAAAAAGGTTATCATATATTATTGGAAAAACCAATGTCTAATAGTTTAGATGGATTAGTACATATAAATGACCTATGTGAGAAGTATAAAGATAAGATTTTTATGATTTGTCATGTACTTAGATATTCTCCATTTTACAATAAATTAAGAGAAATTGTAGAAAGTAAAAAATTAGGAGAATTAGTTAGTATACAATATAATGAGAATATAGGCTATTGGCATTTTGCTCATAGTTTTACTAGAGGGAATTGGAGAAATAGTAATGAGACAAGCCCTTTGATTTTGGCGAAGAGTTGTCATGATATGGATATTCTATTATATTTGGTAGGTAGTAGATGTAAAAAAATCTCTGCATTTGGAAGTTTAAAGCATCTTAATAATGAAAATGCTGGGGGAGAAATGGCACAGAATTGCCTTCAATGTTTGGTAGAAAAGAAATGTCCATATTCTGCAAAACAAATTTACCTAGAAAATGACAGAAATATAAATAGAGCTGTGCATATAAATCCTACAAAAGAGAATCTTTTAAAGATACTTGAGACAAGTCCATATGGAAGATGTGTTTACAGATGTGATAATAATGTAGTAGATAACATGGTAAATATATTACAATTTGAAAATGGAGTAACTGCTACTTTTAATTTATGTGCATTTACTAAAGAAAATGGAAGAACTATAAAGATGATGTTTAGTCAGGGAGAAGTTGGTGGAGATTTAAATAAAAATGAGATAAGAATTAAAGAATTTGGAAAAAATGAAGAAGTAGTTATAAATCCATCAAATAAGAAAGATATGGTAGAAGAATATGATAGAAATCTCATAACTGAATTTATTAAATTAGTTTTAAATAAAGACTTAGAAAAAGGAAGAGCAGCAGCAAAAGATGCTATAGAAAGTCATGTAATGGCATTTGCAGCAGAGTATTCAAGATTGAGTGATGAAGTGGTGCATATAGATAAATTTTTTGATGATGCTATAAAGATGACTAAAGAAATAGAAGAAACTATATTTTAA
- a CDS encoding SAM-dependent methyltransferase, with product MKQILVNPIGKIRVQGEEISIKLDKKYIPALKALDEFSHLNVIWWFDGFDDVEARSILETPKPYKKAPDVMGIFATRSPIRPNPIALTTVQIISIDHEHGIIRIPYIDANDNSPVIDLKPYTPSIDRVENPSVPEWCSHWPKCVEKSGEFDWENEFEF from the coding sequence ATGAAACAAATTTTAGTAAACCCTATAGGAAAAATACGTGTTCAAGGTGAAGAAATTTCTATCAAATTGGATAAAAAGTATATACCTGCATTAAAAGCACTTGATGAATTTAGTCATTTAAATGTAATCTGGTGGTTTGATGGATTTGATGATGTTGAAGCAAGAAGTATCTTAGAAACTCCAAAGCCTTATAAAAAAGCACCTGATGTTATGGGAATATTTGCGACAAGGTCACCTATTAGACCTAACCCAATAGCATTAACTACTGTACAAATTATTAGCATCGACCATGAGCATGGTATAATAAGAATTCCATATATCGATGCTAATGATAATAGCCCTGTTATCGACTTAAAACCATATACTCCAAGTATTGATAGAGTTGAAAATCCCTCAGTCCCTGAATGGTGTAGTCATTGGCCTAAATGTGTAGAAAAATCAGGGGAATTTGATTGGGAAAATGAATTTGAATTTTAA
- a CDS encoding regulatory YrvL family protein has translation MIKISNKRRIPLGEFISVFLFFCCFFGITFCIFTVIGIGFLSFLGFEYKSLGSVLIFFLIYFCITTPIDFLCTTILDIFRYVNKLPYSIYKFCEFIIDFILTFLAMNIIDTFMDSIMIPLSTEILFALLSYLLSECMDFFDKDKKKS, from the coding sequence TTGATTAAGATAAGTAATAAAAGAAGGATTCCTTTAGGCGAATTTATTTCTGTATTTTTATTTTTTTGCTGTTTTTTTGGTATAACTTTTTGTATTTTCACTGTTATAGGAATTGGCTTCTTATCATTCTTAGGTTTTGAATATAAATCTCTTGGGTCTGTACTAATTTTCTTTTTAATATATTTTTGTATAACTACCCCAATTGATTTTCTATGCACTACCATTTTAGATATATTTAGATATGTAAACAAATTGCCGTATTCAATTTATAAATTTTGCGAATTTATAATTGATTTTATACTGACTTTTTTAGCTATGAACATAATTGATACATTTATGGATTCAATAATGATTCCTTTAAGTACAGAAATTTTATTTGCCTTACTTTCTTATCTCTTATCTGAATGCATGGATTTTTTTGATAAAGATAAGAAAAAATCTTAA
- a CDS encoding RidA family protein, producing MEIKRYEGTGRMSRAVVHNNTVYLCGQTHAEGGVVEQTTEVLNKIEDLLNKYGSDKQHLLSVTIYLRDMKDFEAMNSVWDAWVEKGFEPARACVEARLAREHLLVEMSVVAATK from the coding sequence ATGGAAATAAAAAGATATGAAGGAACTGGAAGAATGAGTAGAGCTGTAGTTCACAACAATACAGTTTATTTATGTGGACAAACTCATGCTGAAGGAGGAGTAGTTGAGCAAACTACTGAAGTTTTAAATAAAATAGAAGATTTATTAAACAAATATGGTTCAGACAAACAACATTTACTATCTGTTACCATTTATTTAAGAGATATGAAGGACTTTGAAGCTATGAACTCTGTATGGGATGCTTGGGTTGAAAAAGGATTTGAACCTGCTAGAGCTTGTGTTGAAGCTAGACTTGCTAGAGAACACTTATTGGTTGAAATGAGCGTTGTTGCTGCTACAAAATAA
- a CDS encoding amidohydrolase: MINIKALCHDINDWVIDIRRDLHKTPELGLEEFQTKKKIIKYLDEIGISYIEYENHTGVTAYINVNPNFETIAIRADIDALPITEKLNLPYKSINLGKMHACGHDAHTAILLGTCNILFKLKDYLNVNVKFFFQPAEETIGGAKLMIEDGCMKNPDVNYIFGLHVNPNIDKSLIELKYNTLNASTDTLCITVYGSKCHGAYPHQGVDAIVISAHIITALQTIVSRNTNPTDSVVISLGKIEGGIKENIVCDKVVIKGTLRTLTQETRDFSKKRIREVCDFTCKTFGGNIDVEIEEGYPSLINSNSLVDYVKQNAVELFGKENILIKDTPTLGAEDFSYFLEYCEGVFYHLGCANQGKNINSPLHTDTFDIDEDCLITGVMLHSKNVLSF; encoded by the coding sequence ATGATTAATATTAAAGCTCTTTGCCATGATATAAATGATTGGGTTATAGATATTAGAAGAGATTTACACAAAACTCCAGAACTTGGCTTAGAAGAATTTCAAACTAAGAAAAAAATTATTAAATATTTAGATGAAATAGGTATAAGTTACATTGAATATGAAAATCACACAGGAGTAACTGCATATATAAATGTAAATCCAAACTTTGAGACAATTGCTATAAGAGCTGATATAGATGCTTTACCTATAACAGAAAAACTCAATCTTCCTTATAAATCCATTAATTTAGGTAAAATGCATGCATGTGGCCATGATGCACATACTGCTATTTTACTTGGCACTTGTAATATACTATTTAAATTAAAGGATTATTTAAATGTAAATGTAAAGTTTTTTTTCCAACCTGCTGAAGAAACTATTGGTGGCGCTAAACTTATGATAGAAGATGGATGTATGAAAAATCCAGATGTAAATTATATATTTGGTCTTCATGTAAATCCCAATATTGATAAAAGTTTAATTGAACTAAAATACAATACTTTAAATGCATCAACAGATACACTTTGTATAACTGTATATGGCTCAAAATGCCATGGAGCTTATCCTCATCAAGGTGTTGATGCTATAGTTATCTCTGCTCATATCATAACTGCTTTGCAGACAATTGTCAGTCGAAATACAAACCCCACTGATTCTGTAGTTATTTCTTTAGGAAAAATTGAAGGCGGAATTAAAGAAAATATAGTTTGCGATAAAGTTGTTATAAAAGGAACCTTAAGGACTTTAACGCAGGAAACCAGAGATTTTTCAAAAAAACGAATTAGAGAAGTTTGTGATTTTACTTGCAAAACATTTGGTGGAAATATTGATGTTGAAATTGAAGAAGGTTATCCTTCCCTTATAAATTCAAATTCTCTTGTAGATTATGTTAAACAAAATGCAGTAGAATTATTTGGAAAAGAAAATATTTTGATTAAAGATACACCTACTCTTGGTGCTGAAGATTTTTCATATTTTTTGGAATATTGTGAAGGTGTTTTTTATCACCTTGGTTGTGCAAATCAGGGAAAAAATATTAATTCTCCTCTTCATACAGATACCTTTGATATTGATGAAGATTGTCTTATTACTGGTGTTATGCTTCATTCAAAAAATGTATTATCCTTTTAA